In one Chitinophaga sancti genomic region, the following are encoded:
- a CDS encoding FdhF/YdeP family oxidoreductase: MKQPNAENPATLTGHFRLGKPKTAAAGLPGVFHAAQHILAEMDAIRGLKALNKLNQKNGFDCPGCAWPDPDDERSGIAEYCENGAKAVAEEATTKRLDATFFAQNSVADLAGLTDYEIGKKGRVAQPMYLAEGATHYSPITWAKAFEKIGAHLNALSSPNEAIFYTSGRTSNEAAFLYQLFVREFGTNNLPDCSNMCHESSGVALSESVGIGKGSVTLDDLYEADVIFILGQNPGTNHPRMLTALQKAKAKGVTIISANPLKETGLLNFMNPQTVKGMLHVGSHLTDLYLQVKINGDMALIKAINLLLLQAEEKAPGTVFDPAFIQNNTSGYEAYIRHLQEQNLDQLVSDCGVPLEQIQAAVQALVHKKKIIACWAMGLTQHKNAVDTIREIVNLLLLKGSIGKPGAGTCPVRGHSNVQGDRTVGIFERPSKALLDKIQEVYGFNPPREYGWDVVSAIRAMRDGEGKVFFAMGGNFLSATPDTVLTANALRNCKLTVHVSTKLNRSHLVHGREALILPTLGRSDQDIVNGERQFVTCENSMGVVQMSKGNLPPVSEQLLSEPLIVCQLAKATLKDRTVVDWDKYEKHYDYIRDDLERVIPGFDNYNQRVRHPGGFYLPNGAREGKYNTKTSKANFNVAPVTRFELADDELMMMTIRSHDQFNTTIYGLDDRYRGIYQERRVILMNEADAAKQGLKGGDLVDLYNEFGGVERVVRNFLVVIYDIPERCTATYFPEANALVPLDSVADKSNTPTSKLVIIKIKYAEARSLG; the protein is encoded by the coding sequence ATGAAACAACCCAACGCAGAAAATCCAGCAACACTCACAGGACACTTCCGCCTTGGCAAACCCAAAACTGCCGCTGCCGGCCTCCCGGGGGTATTCCACGCCGCACAGCACATTCTCGCGGAAATGGATGCCATCAGAGGCCTCAAAGCCCTCAATAAACTGAACCAAAAAAACGGTTTTGACTGCCCCGGCTGCGCATGGCCAGACCCCGACGATGAACGTTCCGGCATTGCCGAATACTGCGAAAACGGCGCAAAAGCAGTCGCCGAAGAAGCCACCACCAAACGCCTCGACGCCACCTTCTTTGCGCAAAACAGCGTGGCTGACCTGGCCGGGCTTACCGACTACGAAATCGGCAAAAAAGGCCGGGTGGCACAACCCATGTACCTTGCCGAAGGCGCCACCCACTATAGCCCCATTACCTGGGCCAAAGCCTTCGAAAAAATCGGTGCCCACCTCAATGCCCTCTCCTCTCCCAATGAGGCCATCTTTTACACCTCCGGCCGTACCAGCAATGAAGCGGCTTTCCTATACCAGTTATTCGTCCGAGAATTCGGCACGAACAACCTGCCCGATTGCTCCAACATGTGCCACGAATCCAGCGGCGTCGCCCTGAGTGAATCTGTCGGCATCGGCAAAGGCTCCGTCACTCTCGATGATCTTTACGAAGCAGACGTGATCTTCATCCTCGGGCAAAATCCGGGTACCAATCACCCCCGCATGCTCACCGCCCTGCAAAAAGCAAAGGCCAAAGGCGTGACCATCATCTCCGCCAATCCTTTGAAGGAAACCGGGCTCCTGAACTTCATGAACCCCCAAACCGTAAAAGGTATGCTGCATGTGGGCAGCCATCTCACAGACCTCTACCTCCAGGTAAAAATAAATGGAGATATGGCCCTGATCAAAGCCATCAATCTCCTACTCCTGCAAGCAGAAGAAAAAGCCCCTGGCACTGTATTCGACCCGGCATTTATCCAAAACAACACCAGCGGGTATGAGGCCTACATCCGTCATTTACAGGAACAGAACTTAGATCAGTTAGTCAGCGACTGCGGTGTGCCCCTCGAACAGATCCAGGCTGCTGTGCAGGCTTTGGTACATAAAAAGAAGATCATTGCCTGCTGGGCCATGGGCCTTACCCAGCACAAAAATGCCGTTGATACCATCCGGGAGATCGTGAACCTCCTCCTGCTGAAAGGCAGTATTGGCAAACCCGGTGCCGGCACCTGCCCCGTTCGCGGACATAGCAATGTACAGGGTGATCGTACAGTCGGTATTTTTGAAAGACCGTCCAAAGCTTTGCTGGACAAAATCCAGGAAGTCTATGGTTTCAACCCTCCCCGGGAATACGGCTGGGATGTGGTATCCGCTATCCGCGCTATGCGGGATGGGGAGGGCAAGGTGTTCTTTGCCATGGGCGGCAATTTCCTTTCTGCCACCCCGGATACGGTACTGACGGCCAATGCATTGCGCAATTGTAAGCTGACAGTGCATGTCTCTACTAAACTGAACAGAAGTCACCTGGTGCATGGCCGGGAAGCCCTGATTTTACCGACGCTCGGCCGTAGTGATCAGGACATTGTAAACGGGGAACGCCAGTTCGTGACCTGCGAAAATTCTATGGGCGTGGTGCAGATGTCAAAAGGGAACCTGCCACCGGTTTCTGAGCAATTGCTAAGTGAACCATTGATCGTGTGCCAGCTGGCAAAAGCGACTTTAAAAGATCGGACCGTGGTGGACTGGGATAAATACGAAAAGCACTATGATTATATTCGTGATGACCTGGAAAGGGTGATCCCGGGATTTGATAATTACAACCAGCGGGTACGGCATCCGGGTGGGTTTTATTTACCCAATGGTGCCCGCGAGGGGAAGTATAATACAAAGACCAGCAAGGCGAACTTCAATGTAGCCCCTGTTACCAGGTTTGAACTGGCAGACGATGAACTCATGATGATGACGATTCGTAGTCATGACCAGTTCAATACGACCATTTATGGGCTGGATGACCGGTATAGGGGAATTTACCAGGAGCGGCGGGTAATATTGATGAACGAAGCAGATGCGGCGAAGCAAGGGCTGAAAGGTGGAGATTTGGTAGACTTGTACAATGAGTTTGGTGGCGTTGAGCGGGTGGTGAGGAATTTCCTGGTGGTGATTTATGATATTCCGGAGAGATGCACGGCGACTTATTTCCCGGAAGCAAATGCACTGGTGCCCCTGGATAGTGTGGCCGATAAGAGTAATACGCCGACTTCGAAGCTGGTGATTATTAAAATTAAGTACGCAGAAGCGAGATCCCTGGGATAA
- the fdhD gene encoding formate dehydrogenase accessory sulfurtransferase FdhD encodes MSNPAISYAHITRVTDTLATATQDALAAEEPLEIRLVHNNQQESITVTMRSPGQDAELAAGFLFTEGIITRYDAIQSIVYNDNIATVTLQAGIRPSLQAAQRNFLANSSCGVCGKTELDAIYAPVNKNTSDIKIPAGILHDLPAKLRMQQAVFDNTGGLHAAALFNTGGKLFHLREDIGRHNAVDKLIGAAWQQGLSFGEFGLLLSGRAGFELIQKAAVAGIPLIAAVGAPSSMAVKVAKEWDIALIGFLREGRFNIYHGEERIEL; translated from the coding sequence ATGTCTAATCCAGCCATTTCCTACGCGCACATTACAAGAGTAACCGATACACTTGCTACAGCTACTCAGGATGCCCTGGCTGCTGAGGAACCTCTTGAAATAAGATTGGTTCACAACAATCAGCAGGAAAGCATCACCGTCACCATGCGATCGCCCGGACAGGATGCAGAATTGGCAGCGGGATTTTTGTTCACAGAGGGAATCATTACCCGCTATGACGCCATTCAATCCATCGTTTATAATGATAATATAGCAACTGTCACTCTTCAGGCAGGTATACGCCCGTCTTTGCAGGCGGCCCAGCGAAATTTCCTGGCTAATTCCAGTTGCGGGGTATGTGGCAAAACAGAACTGGACGCCATCTACGCACCAGTGAATAAAAATACAAGTGATATAAAAATTCCTGCAGGTATTCTGCATGATCTGCCAGCAAAGTTACGCATGCAGCAGGCTGTTTTTGATAATACAGGCGGTTTGCATGCTGCGGCTTTATTTAATACCGGGGGGAAATTGTTTCACCTGAGAGAGGATATTGGCAGACATAATGCGGTGGATAAATTGATTGGTGCTGCCTGGCAGCAAGGGCTATCATTTGGTGAATTTGGATTATTATTGAGTGGCCGCGCAGGTTTTGAATTGATTCAAAAAGCTGCGGTGGCAGGGATTCCCCTGATTGCTGCGGTGGGAGCGCCAAGTAGTATGGCGGTGAAGGTGGCGAAGGAATGGGATATTGCTTTGATTGGATTTTTGCGGGAAGGGAGATTCAATATTTACCATGGAGAAGAGCGGATTGAATTGTAA
- the ypfJ gene encoding KPN_02809 family neutral zinc metallopeptidase, which translates to MRWQNRRLSDNVEDRRGSGGGGGGGIRNLGIGGVIIIVVLALITKQSPTQLLSKVSQSTGTNTAQESSQTVTNASDEESRFASTVLANTEDVWTELFKEMHKEYQAPKMVLFSDVDQSGCGTAQAAMGPFYCPADDRVYLDLSFFNEMETRFKVVGDFSKAYVIAHEVGHHIQNLLGISRKVQAMRSQLSEKEYNKLSVQLELQADFLAGVWAHHAQRMDSILDPGDIEEALNAASAVGDDKLQEAANGRVVPDAFTHGTSAQRMRWFKKGFETGDIKQGDTFNAGNL; encoded by the coding sequence ATGCGTTGGCAAAACAGACGACTCAGCGATAACGTAGAAGATCGTCGCGGCAGCGGTGGTGGAGGAGGAGGCGGTATTCGCAACCTCGGTATCGGAGGCGTCATCATCATCGTCGTACTGGCACTCATTACCAAACAAAGCCCCACCCAGTTACTCAGCAAGGTATCACAAAGCACCGGCACTAACACCGCGCAGGAATCCTCCCAGACTGTCACCAATGCCAGTGACGAGGAGTCCCGCTTTGCATCCACCGTCCTTGCTAATACCGAAGATGTATGGACAGAATTGTTCAAAGAAATGCACAAGGAATACCAGGCGCCTAAAATGGTTTTATTCAGCGATGTCGATCAGTCTGGTTGTGGTACTGCGCAGGCAGCGATGGGGCCCTTCTATTGCCCTGCCGATGACCGTGTTTACCTGGACCTGTCTTTCTTTAACGAAATGGAAACACGCTTCAAAGTAGTAGGTGATTTTTCCAAAGCATATGTGATTGCACACGAAGTAGGCCATCATATCCAGAACCTCCTGGGCATCAGCAGGAAAGTGCAGGCCATGCGCTCACAGCTGAGCGAAAAGGAATACAATAAACTTTCTGTACAATTAGAACTGCAGGCAGATTTCCTCGCCGGCGTATGGGCACACCATGCACAGCGAATGGATAGTATTCTTGACCCGGGAGATATTGAAGAAGCCCTGAATGCAGCAAGCGCAGTAGGTGATGATAAATTGCAGGAAGCTGCGAATGGCAGGGTCGTGCCGGATGCGTTTACGCATGGTACCTCTGCACAGCGCATGAGATGGTTTAAGAAAGGATTTGAGACAGGGGATATTAAGCAGGGAGATACTTTTAATGCAGGTAACCTGTAA
- a CDS encoding outer membrane beta-barrel protein has translation MKNLTLFITLFLTVASSNILHAQDQKITAPSKFYVKVAGGYFFSVFPGEFPKVGPYEPHDEQKQYNSTTGTTSTISEKVLTGSYGAGSRGGLSFGWNINRYIAVEAAFNYYHSKKNLMTREVTVLAGSSTVLGKIESHGYVNAIDFAPAVVIHPGFSGADPYVRVGLVVPLWGELKIHTDANQTGSVVIGGAPAITKTAISRDERVDPNITIGFQGAFGIVFPVATKLDVFVETEYRNIPVRSKKKEVTAYDETTNVVSATTGQTIATQHRGLSDMSTAERNTEYQSTLDQSSNTPVGQSGAKVTYKDDNKASNDLKSYINIGGLGANVGLRWRF, from the coding sequence ATGAAAAACTTAACCCTGTTTATCACGTTATTTCTGACGGTAGCAAGCTCGAACATTTTACACGCGCAAGACCAGAAAATAACAGCGCCCTCGAAGTTTTATGTAAAAGTCGCCGGGGGGTATTTCTTCAGTGTTTTTCCTGGTGAGTTTCCCAAAGTGGGGCCTTATGAGCCGCATGATGAGCAGAAACAATACAATTCTACCACTGGTACCACCAGCACAATTTCGGAAAAGGTCCTGACGGGATCGTATGGCGCAGGCAGCAGGGGAGGACTCTCCTTTGGCTGGAATATTAATCGCTACATTGCTGTAGAGGCAGCGTTCAACTATTATCACAGCAAGAAAAACCTCATGACCCGCGAAGTAACGGTGCTGGCGGGTTCCAGTACAGTGCTGGGGAAAATCGAATCTCATGGGTACGTAAATGCAATTGATTTTGCACCGGCTGTAGTAATTCATCCTGGCTTTAGTGGCGCGGATCCGTATGTACGTGTAGGTTTGGTAGTGCCGTTATGGGGTGAGTTGAAGATCCATACGGATGCGAATCAGACCGGATCTGTAGTGATTGGTGGTGCACCAGCGATCACAAAGACTGCGATTTCGCGTGATGAGCGGGTGGATCCGAATATAACCATCGGGTTCCAGGGAGCTTTCGGGATAGTATTTCCGGTGGCGACAAAGCTGGATGTATTCGTAGAAACGGAGTACAGGAATATTCCGGTACGTAGTAAGAAAAAGGAAGTGACTGCATACGATGAGACGACGAATGTTGTGAGTGCGACGACGGGGCAAACGATTGCAACGCAACATCGCGGACTGAGTGATATGTCTACGGCAGAGCGGAATACGGAGTATCAGTCTACCCTGGATCAGAGTTCTAATACGCCGGTGGGTCAGAGTGGTGCGAAGGTGACTTATAAAGATGATAATAAGGCGTCGAATGATTTGAAATCGTATATTAATATTGGTGGATTAGGTGCGAATGTGGGGTTGAGATGGCGGTTTTAA
- a CDS encoding tetratricopeptide repeat-containing sensor histidine kinase: MLALFFAKPVACLAQSQVTDSLTKVLATHPTKDTVRVNILNQLSRFLFTQVPSLTETYAKEAFHISDSLYYLPGKMWAIRNLALAENAKGNLEKQADLTLEALKLAEQLKDLKATGVLNADLGNIFIEQQQPRQGLIYQKKALAIKQRGNDQAEIGKTLNGIGTSYMVLKEWDSALHFLYASEKIKLALHDHRGLAYAYENIGTVLSVKGNYREALRYHSMSSQYYRESDNVQGVVKSYLNLAQTHTLLKELTAAEEDLQNANRLNKNMQNARNEMIYYKYRAMLDSARGNYAQALENYKEFHALSDEVFSAEKTKFIANSKEKYESEKKQHENELLKKEQALHLSTIRQQKIYVILFVALFMALATITVLLYRVFKRQKELYGQLNNRNRRVQQQNQIILDQNAALESGNQVKDKIFSVISHDLRAPLGILEGMLFLLRDEKMSQEQFNMFVEELWRDVKNTSAMMDNLLQWANTQMKGIRVMADDFNITALLDSEFELLQTLAKQKNIRLNHHLPSVIHVYADKDMIRMVVRNLVSNAIKFTPKNGRITVDYKLMADKVEMIVKDNGIGIAAEDQSKVFSNIYYSTTGTQNEKGCGLGLPLSKDFIQRNNGQIWFHSNKEKGTSFHFTLPLSEEEEAGTHGMTIILQKTRDYSR; the protein is encoded by the coding sequence ATGCTGGCATTGTTTTTTGCGAAGCCGGTGGCATGCCTTGCGCAGTCACAAGTGACTGATAGCCTGACAAAAGTGTTGGCCACCCATCCCACAAAAGACACCGTTCGTGTCAACATTCTCAATCAATTAAGCCGTTTTCTCTTTACCCAGGTTCCTTCCCTGACAGAGACTTACGCAAAAGAAGCGTTCCATATCAGCGATAGCCTGTACTATCTGCCTGGTAAGATGTGGGCTATCCGCAACCTTGCCCTGGCCGAGAATGCCAAAGGCAATCTCGAAAAACAGGCGGACCTGACCCTGGAAGCCCTGAAACTGGCCGAACAACTAAAAGATCTGAAAGCCACGGGCGTCCTGAACGCTGACCTGGGCAATATTTTTATTGAACAACAGCAACCCCGCCAAGGGCTGATCTATCAGAAAAAAGCCCTGGCTATCAAGCAAAGAGGAAATGATCAGGCCGAAATCGGGAAAACCCTGAACGGCATAGGCACCAGTTATATGGTACTGAAAGAATGGGATTCTGCCCTCCATTTCCTGTATGCTTCCGAAAAGATCAAGCTGGCCCTTCATGATCATCGCGGACTGGCATACGCCTACGAAAACATTGGTACCGTTCTTTCCGTAAAAGGGAATTACCGGGAGGCCCTGCGTTATCATTCCATGTCTTCGCAGTATTACAGGGAGTCTGACAATGTGCAGGGGGTGGTGAAGTCCTACCTGAACCTCGCGCAAACGCATACACTGCTAAAAGAACTAACTGCTGCGGAAGAAGACCTGCAAAACGCGAACCGCCTGAATAAAAACATGCAGAATGCCCGGAATGAAATGATCTATTACAAGTACCGGGCTATGCTGGATTCTGCCAGGGGAAACTATGCGCAGGCACTGGAGAATTATAAAGAATTTCATGCCCTGAGCGATGAAGTGTTCAGTGCGGAGAAAACTAAATTCATTGCGAATTCCAAAGAAAAATATGAGTCTGAAAAGAAGCAGCATGAAAATGAATTATTAAAAAAAGAACAGGCCCTTCATTTATCTACCATCCGCCAACAAAAGATCTACGTGATCCTTTTCGTTGCTTTGTTTATGGCATTGGCTACGATTACTGTACTGCTGTACCGGGTGTTTAAACGACAAAAGGAACTGTATGGCCAGTTGAATAACCGGAACCGGCGCGTGCAACAGCAGAACCAGATCATCCTGGATCAGAATGCGGCCCTGGAAAGCGGTAACCAGGTGAAGGATAAGATCTTTTCCGTGATATCGCATGACCTGCGGGCACCACTGGGAATTTTAGAAGGTATGTTGTTTTTGCTGAGGGATGAAAAAATGTCGCAGGAGCAATTCAATATGTTCGTGGAAGAACTGTGGCGGGATGTGAAAAATACCTCTGCCATGATGGATAATTTGTTGCAGTGGGCGAATACCCAGATGAAAGGGATCCGGGTGATGGCCGATGACTTTAATATCACGGCCCTGCTGGATAGCGAATTTGAGTTGTTGCAGACCCTGGCAAAACAAAAGAATATCCGCTTGAATCATCATCTGCCCTCTGTGATACATGTATATGCAGATAAGGATATGATCAGGATGGTAGTGAGGAACCTGGTGAGTAATGCTATTAAGTTTACGCCGAAGAATGGGCGTATTACGGTTGATTATAAATTGATGGCTGATAAAGTGGAAATGATAGTGAAGGATAATGGAATTGGGATTGCTGCGGAAGATCAGTCGAAAGTGTTTTCGAATATTTATTATTCTACAACGGGTACACAGAATGAGAAAGGGTGTGGACTGGGATTACCATTGTCGAAGGATTTTATTCAGCGGAATAACGGGCAGATCTGGTTTCATAGTAATAAGGAAAAAGGAACCAGTTTTCATTTTACTTTGCCATTGTCAGAGGAGGAGGAAGCGGGCACGCATGGGATGACGATTATTTTGCAAAAGACAAGGGATTATTCGAGATAA
- a CDS encoding BamA/TamA family outer membrane protein: MVLKTRLLSGTAILLLLCGSLSAQDDKAIVIKDTSAVHNDTTIIHKKSFFPLPVLGYSPEKGLEIGAAMLYSFYMDKNDPVLRNSTISLIPSLTTKSQYKIELKTDFWTDHNNYHFKSSLRYHDFPIYFYGLGDTTRKADGTLLGNRRYKVLLEGEKRLSGHFYAGLSLQYQHDAYEANENKGIYPGMAVTDKEGGYVTFIGATGIFDNRDNQNYTHIGSWVRLNVAYAPSFLSKHPLWKIDAQAKHFVPISRKSTLGVNGLFSSLQGSVLPFYLLPEMGNDLMMRAYYTGRYRDQNYLAFQAEYRYFLDPKIPINIWFLHMQPKFALAAFGATGAVFNNHDFGADHFKPAYGMGVRWFYDEGSKLTIRIDYAWGEKRAGEERQSGLYLSLAEAF; this comes from the coding sequence ATGGTATTAAAGACACGATTACTCTCTGGTACGGCTATATTATTATTGTTATGTGGATCGCTGAGTGCGCAGGATGATAAAGCCATTGTCATTAAAGATACTTCTGCAGTACATAATGATACTACCATCATTCATAAGAAAAGTTTCTTTCCATTGCCCGTATTGGGATATTCACCTGAGAAGGGTTTGGAGATTGGAGCGGCGATGTTGTATTCATTTTATATGGATAAGAATGACCCGGTATTGCGCAATTCCACGATCAGCCTGATTCCTTCCCTGACGACCAAAAGTCAGTATAAGATAGAGCTGAAGACGGATTTCTGGACGGATCATAATAATTATCATTTTAAGAGTAGTCTTCGCTATCATGATTTCCCGATCTATTTTTATGGCCTGGGCGATACGACGCGCAAGGCAGATGGAACCTTGCTGGGCAACCGGCGGTATAAGGTGCTCCTGGAAGGGGAGAAGCGCCTGAGCGGGCATTTTTATGCGGGTTTGTCATTGCAGTACCAGCACGATGCATATGAGGCGAATGAGAATAAGGGTATTTACCCCGGGATGGCAGTGACGGATAAGGAGGGTGGTTATGTGACTTTTATAGGTGCGACGGGGATTTTTGATAACCGGGATAATCAGAATTATACGCATATAGGATCATGGGTGAGGTTGAATGTGGCGTATGCGCCTTCGTTTTTGAGTAAGCATCCCTTGTGGAAGATAGATGCACAGGCAAAGCATTTTGTGCCGATATCACGTAAGAGTACGCTGGGGGTGAATGGTTTGTTTAGTTCATTGCAGGGTAGTGTGCTGCCGTTTTATTTGTTGCCGGAAATGGGGAATGATTTGATGATGCGGGCGTATTATACGGGTAGGTACCGGGATCAGAATTACCTGGCATTCCAGGCGGAGTACCGGTATTTTTTAGATCCGAAGATTCCCATCAATATCTGGTTTTTACATATGCAGCCGAAGTTTGCGCTGGCGGCATTTGGTGCGACGGGGGCAGTGTTTAATAATCATGATTTTGGCGCGGATCATTTTAAGCCGGCGTATGGAATGGGTGTGAGGTGGTTCTATGATGAGGGGAGTAAGCTGACGATCAGGATTGACTATGCGTGGGGTGAGAAACGAGCGGGAGAGGAGCGGCAGTCAGGCTTGTATTTGTCGCTGGCAGAGGCGTTTTAG
- a CDS encoding DUF262 domain-containing protein — translation MNNNISNIQIQFNYLDVENCFKNFYVVPDYQREYVWTEVQINQLLDDIYEEFDFNPNKEYFIGSTVVFKNIDGFYELIDGQQRTTSIFLIICAFKKLYKEREIDTDTIERMIKDKTVNSLGDSVDCYKLELQYKDSSNILSKIANNSERPENLIGSAERLYNAYENVISFLKNRFKEDEDPIKLKKFFVYIFRRLKFIQIETPEINDALKIFETINERGVGLNPMDLLKNLLFRQVDRNNFNELKEKWKTLIKLLEKENEKPLRFLRYFIISNYKVNNQRGEEIIREEEIYKWFIRPENVAQCNYEKEPFEFVELLLENATCYIRFFKGQNKDGSKNVYLDNISKLGGGAFKQHLILLLAGRNLSQDLFNHFAKQIETLVFYYFITKEPTKEFERNFSKWAKIVLRIKNRTELNDFVKENIQPVIISKENEYRLYFMEARQNNLQQYRIKYILAKIAQYLDQERRGSYEPQVLDNYITKGVEIEHILPLNPTESLRNEIGEDYNDLKVRLGNLTLLEKTMNIVVGNDFFSKKIIEYSKSPFYISKSIAGLDVIGINSSVTRLNQKLKSYKFWNKETIIDRQNLLFELSKDIWQIEI, via the coding sequence ATGAATAATAACATAAGTAATATCCAAATACAATTTAATTATTTGGATGTGGAAAATTGTTTTAAAAATTTCTATGTTGTTCCCGATTATCAAAGAGAATACGTTTGGACTGAAGTGCAAATCAATCAACTTTTAGATGATATTTACGAAGAATTTGATTTTAATCCTAATAAGGAATATTTCATAGGAAGTACTGTCGTTTTTAAAAATATTGACGGATTTTATGAATTGATCGACGGACAACAAAGAACAACCTCTATTTTCCTAATAATTTGTGCTTTTAAGAAACTTTACAAAGAACGAGAAATTGACACCGACACGATAGAAAGAATGATTAAAGATAAAACGGTCAATTCATTAGGAGATAGTGTTGACTGTTATAAACTCGAATTACAATATAAGGATAGTTCAAACATTCTTTCAAAAATTGCAAATAATTCAGAACGGCCTGAAAACCTAATCGGTTCTGCCGAAAGGCTTTATAATGCATATGAAAATGTAATCTCATTTCTTAAAAATAGATTTAAGGAAGATGAAGACCCTATAAAACTTAAGAAGTTTTTTGTTTACATTTTCAGAAGGCTAAAGTTCATCCAAATTGAAACGCCGGAAATAAATGATGCCCTAAAAATATTTGAAACAATCAATGAAAGAGGAGTTGGTTTAAACCCTATGGATCTCCTGAAAAACCTCTTATTCAGACAAGTTGATAGAAATAATTTTAACGAATTAAAGGAAAAATGGAAAACGCTCATTAAACTACTGGAAAAGGAGAACGAAAAGCCTTTGCGCTTCCTTCGCTATTTCATAATATCCAATTATAAAGTAAATAATCAACGTGGGGAAGAAATTATCCGAGAAGAAGAAATCTATAAATGGTTTATTAGGCCCGAAAATGTCGCTCAATGCAACTATGAAAAAGAGCCTTTTGAGTTTGTCGAACTTCTTTTAGAAAATGCAACCTGTTATATAAGGTTCTTTAAAGGACAAAACAAAGATGGGAGCAAAAATGTCTATTTAGACAATATTTCCAAACTTGGAGGGGGAGCATTTAAACAACATCTGATTTTACTCTTGGCTGGCAGAAATCTCTCACAAGATTTATTTAATCATTTTGCCAAGCAGATAGAAACCTTAGTTTTTTACTATTTCATAACAAAAGAGCCTACAAAAGAGTTTGAAAGGAATTTTTCAAAATGGGCTAAAATTGTTTTAAGAATAAAAAACAGAACTGAACTGAATGATTTCGTCAAAGAAAATATTCAACCTGTAATTATATCAAAGGAAAATGAATACAGATTATACTTTATGGAAGCCCGTCAAAACAACTTACAACAATACAGAATTAAATACATTTTAGCCAAAATCGCGCAATATTTAGACCAAGAAAGAAGAGGTTCATATGAGCCACAAGTTTTAGATAATTATATTACAAAAGGAGTTGAGATTGAACATATTTTACCTTTGAACCCCACAGAAAGCCTTCGTAATGAAATTGGTGAAGATTACAATGATTTGAAGGTGAGATTGGGTAATTTAACATTACTTGAAAAAACGATGAATATTGTTGTTGGCAATGACTTTTTTTCAAAAAAAATTATTGAATATTCAAAGTCCCCGTTTTATATTTCAAAATCAATAGCAGGATTAGATGTAATTGGTATAAATTCATCAGTTACGAGGTTAAATCAAAAACTTAAATCCTACAAATTTTGGAACAAAGAAACCATAATTGACAGACAGAATTTGTTATTCGAACTATCAAAAGACATTTGGCAAATAGAGATATAG
- a CDS encoding SelT/SelW/SelH family protein: MKPTVTIEYCPKCGWLLRAAWMAQELLTTFAEELEGVTLKPSAVGGSYLIYVNDEVLMDRKVIGHFPEIKEVKQQVRDKVAPEKSLGHSDRK, translated from the coding sequence ATGAAACCGACAGTAACCATAGAATATTGCCCCAAATGCGGTTGGCTCCTGAGAGCAGCCTGGATGGCACAGGAATTATTGACCACCTTTGCAGAAGAGCTGGAAGGAGTAACCCTGAAACCTAGTGCCGTGGGCGGTAGTTATTTAATTTATGTGAATGATGAGGTGCTGATGGACCGTAAGGTGATCGGTCATTTTCCTGAAATTAAAGAAGTTAAACAACAGGTTAGAGACAAGGTAGCTCCTGAGAAAAGCCTGGGTCACTCAGATAGAAAATAA
- a CDS encoding NADPH-dependent FMN reductase, protein MKKILCISGSLRPTSTNTNILKAIPHLAEWPDLSFSIYEGLDQLPYFSPELDYEGSTPAATVADLRAQLKAADAVIVCTPEYAFGVPGVLKNALDWIVSSGEFVDKPTAVISASPMATGGDKANASLVQTLKVMTATITEDRILIIPTVRTKIDAVGNVTDEGLKTALVKIVESLKTAFLHPGNN, encoded by the coding sequence ATGAAAAAGATCCTGTGTATTTCCGGCAGTCTGCGCCCAACATCAACAAATACAAACATTTTAAAAGCCATCCCACACTTAGCTGAGTGGCCGGACCTTTCATTTTCTATATACGAAGGCTTGGACCAACTCCCGTATTTCAGCCCGGAACTGGATTACGAAGGCTCCACTCCCGCCGCTACTGTAGCAGATCTTCGCGCACAACTCAAAGCCGCCGATGCAGTGATCGTATGTACACCGGAATATGCTTTTGGCGTACCTGGCGTACTTAAAAACGCCCTGGACTGGATCGTTTCAAGCGGAGAATTTGTAGACAAACCAACAGCAGTAATTAGTGCATCGCCCATGGCGACCGGCGGGGATAAAGCAAATGCTTCTTTGGTGCAGACTTTGAAAGTAATGACAGCGACAATTACGGAAGACCGGATACTTATTATCCCGACCGTACGTACGAAAATCGATGCTGTTGGAAATGTTACTGATGAAGGGCTGAAAACAGCCCTGGTAAAAATTGTAGAAAGTCTGAAAACTGCATTTTTACATCCCGGAAATAATTAA